In Thermodesulfovibrio aggregans, the following proteins share a genomic window:
- a CDS encoding monovalent cation/H+ antiporter subunit D family protein, whose amino-acid sequence MNVEQSILPLIPILASLVAIPLIIATGERNPNLREFWSVIAGIVKFAVIASMLPAVLNGKIIEFELFKILPGIEIKFRVDALGMLFALGASFLWIVTTFYSIGYMRGHNEKKQTRYFACFAAALSTTIGVAFSANLFTMFLFYEGLTFVTYPLVVHHETDEAKAGARKYAIYLIGAAKVFLVAAIVITYMIAGTLDFQKGGIFTETVRHTYSGLLGIVFLMYIYGFAKAAVMPLHGWLPAAMVAPTPVSALLHAVAVVKTGVFTVLRVIFFIYGTDFLKELSTTNIALFMAAFTITVASMIALTRDNIKARLAFSTVSQLSYIILGALLLTYDGMIGGIIHISNHAFAKITLFFCAGSLYVCAHKTEVSQLDGIAKKMPWTMAAFTIGSLGMIGVPLVGGFVTKWYLLVGALERGSIEILAVLLLSSLLNAGYFLPIIYRAYFKELKHNDGHSHEIRENPFMATTLTITSIISIVGGIYPDLIINLAKEVLK is encoded by the coding sequence ATGAATGTAGAGCAATCAATTTTACCACTAATTCCAATTCTTGCTTCTCTGGTAGCCATTCCACTGATAATCGCTACAGGGGAGAGAAATCCAAATCTCCGTGAGTTCTGGTCTGTAATTGCTGGTATTGTTAAGTTTGCCGTTATCGCATCAATGCTCCCTGCGGTATTAAACGGCAAGATCATAGAGTTTGAACTCTTTAAAATCCTGCCAGGTATTGAGATAAAATTCAGAGTTGATGCTCTGGGAATGCTCTTTGCTCTTGGAGCTTCCTTTTTATGGATAGTTACTACCTTTTATTCAATTGGATACATGCGTGGACACAACGAGAAAAAGCAGACAAGATACTTCGCCTGCTTTGCTGCTGCACTTTCAACTACCATAGGTGTAGCCTTCTCAGCCAATCTGTTTACAATGTTTCTCTTTTATGAAGGATTAACTTTTGTGACATATCCACTTGTTGTACATCATGAGACAGATGAAGCAAAGGCCGGGGCAAGAAAATATGCCATATATCTTATAGGTGCTGCAAAGGTTTTTCTTGTAGCAGCAATTGTAATAACCTATATGATTGCAGGTACTCTTGATTTTCAGAAAGGCGGAATATTTACAGAAACTGTGAGACACACTTACTCAGGTTTGCTCGGAATAGTATTTCTTATGTATATCTACGGTTTTGCAAAAGCTGCTGTTATGCCCCTTCATGGATGGCTTCCTGCAGCAATGGTAGCACCCACTCCTGTAAGTGCTTTGCTTCATGCAGTTGCTGTAGTTAAAACAGGAGTATTTACTGTATTGAGAGTAATATTCTTCATATATGGAACAGACTTTCTCAAAGAACTCTCCACAACAAACATAGCTCTCTTTATGGCAGCCTTTACAATAACAGTAGCTTCAATGATTGCTCTAACAAGAGATAACATCAAGGCAAGACTTGCCTTTTCAACTGTAAGCCAGCTTTCCTACATTATTTTGGGAGCTCTCTTACTTACCTATGATGGCATGATCGGAGGTATTATTCACATCTCTAATCATGCGTTTGCTAAAATAACTCTCTTTTTCTGTGCAGGCTCTCTCTATGTATGTGCTCACAAGACCGAAGTCTCTCAGCTTGATGGAATTGCAAAAAAAATGCCATGGACTATGGCAGCATTTACAATAGGTAGTCTTGGAATGATAGGCGTTCCTCTTGTAGGTGGTTTTGTAACAAAATGGTATTTACTTGTTGGAGCTTTAGAGAGAGGAAGTATTGAAATACTGGCGGTTCTACTCTTAAGCTCGTTGCTCAATGCTGGATACTTTCTTCCTATTATCTATCGTGCCTATTTCAAAGAGCTAAAGCACAATGATGGACACTCCCACGAAATTAGAGAAAATCCCTTTATGGCAACGACGCTTACTATTACCTCTA
- the nuoK gene encoding NADH-quinone oxidoreductase subunit NuoK, with the protein MVPLSYYLALSVALFFVGFTGFLIRRNLIMMFISIEIMLNSINISLIALSHYMQDIRGQILALFVIAIAGGAVAVGLIILILAYKNKPTLKLEDFNILREE; encoded by the coding sequence ATGGTGCCGCTTAGCTATTACCTTGCTTTGAGTGTAGCTTTATTCTTTGTTGGATTTACAGGTTTTCTCATAAGGAGAAACCTTATAATGATGTTTATTTCAATTGAGATTATGCTTAATTCAATTAATATCTCTCTCATAGCTCTCAGTCATTACATGCAGGACATAAGAGGACAAATTCTTGCTCTATTTGTAATTGCCATTGCGGGTGGTGCTGTTGCAGTGGGATTAATAATCCTCATCTTAGCTTATAAAAATAAACCTACTCTAAAGCTTGAAGACTTTAACATTTTGAGGGAAGAGTGA
- a CDS encoding NADH-quinone oxidoreductase subunit J family protein encodes MLAEVLFGYFAIVILFSGIAGITRKNLVHSLLWILLMFVHLGGVYLLLNAEFLAMVQIIVYAGAILVMFLFVVFLLNLKEEIKQSVFISSWQTRVYCSLLLLFFALAGAFTYKKNYSGNYTIELIERQGHTKTLGLAIFNDYLFPFLILGFILIVPLIGVGIVAIRRKTNGAA; translated from the coding sequence ATGTTAGCTGAAGTTTTATTTGGATACTTTGCTATTGTGATACTTTTCTCAGGTATTGCTGGTATTACAAGAAAAAATCTTGTTCACAGTCTTCTATGGATACTTCTCATGTTTGTTCATCTCGGTGGAGTTTATCTTCTTTTGAATGCAGAATTTCTTGCGATGGTGCAGATAATTGTTTATGCCGGTGCCATTCTTGTTATGTTTCTCTTTGTGGTATTTTTACTTAATTTAAAAGAGGAGATAAAACAATCAGTATTCATCAGTTCATGGCAGACAAGAGTTTATTGTTCTCTGTTGCTTCTGTTTTTTGCCCTTGCCGGAGCTTTTACATATAAGAAAAATTACTCAGGCAACTATACAATAGAGCTTATTGAAAGACAGGGACATACAAAAACGCTTGGGCTTGCAATATTTAATGATTATTTATTTCCATTTTTAATCTTAGGATTTATTCTGATAGTTCCTTTAATTGGCGTAGGAATAGTTGCAATAAGGAGAAAGACAAATGGTGCCGCTTAG
- the nuoH gene encoding NADH-quinone oxidoreductase subunit NuoH, protein MTELLIMLIKTTVVFGVVLTHVAYTTYAERKIIGRAQARMGPMEVGPHGLLQPIADFIKIFFKEDVIPLNAERFIFQIAPIIVLVFTMINLTVIPFDRNFILADLNIGLLFILASASISVYGIILAGWASNSKYSFLGGLRSASQVLSYEIALGLSLAGVVLAAGSLNLRDIVVAQHNTALGIYAIPQIIGFIVFVIAAFAETNRAPFDLPEAETELVAGYLTEYSAFRYALFFLAEYVAMYIMASLCALCFLGGWTIPKFITDILPFLERVPGIIWFAIKVYAFIFLYIWVRATLPRYRFDQLLNIGWKVLIPAGIVNLLVIAFLKKFI, encoded by the coding sequence GTGACTGAGCTTCTTATAATGCTTATTAAAACAACAGTTGTTTTTGGAGTAGTTCTCACCCATGTGGCATACACAACCTATGCAGAAAGAAAAATTATAGGAAGAGCTCAGGCAAGAATGGGACCAATGGAAGTTGGACCTCATGGACTGCTACAACCAATTGCTGATTTTATAAAGATATTTTTCAAGGAAGATGTTATCCCTTTAAATGCTGAAAGGTTCATATTTCAAATTGCACCAATTATTGTTCTCGTCTTCACAATGATAAATCTTACTGTTATTCCCTTTGACAGAAACTTTATCCTTGCAGACCTTAATATTGGCTTACTTTTTATTTTAGCCTCTGCGTCCATATCTGTCTATGGAATTATTCTTGCAGGCTGGGCATCTAACAGTAAATACTCTTTTCTTGGTGGACTTCGTTCAGCAAGTCAGGTGCTCAGTTATGAGATCGCACTTGGGCTCAGTCTTGCAGGAGTAGTTCTTGCAGCAGGCTCCCTTAATCTGAGAGATATTGTAGTTGCCCAGCACAATACAGCTTTAGGCATATATGCCATCCCCCAGATAATTGGATTTATTGTATTCGTAATTGCAGCCTTTGCCGAGACAAACAGAGCTCCCTTTGACCTTCCAGAAGCTGAAACAGAACTCGTTGCAGGATATCTTACCGAATACAGTGCATTCCGATATGCTCTTTTCTTTCTTGCCGAGTATGTTGCCATGTACATAATGGCATCCCTCTGTGCCCTGTGTTTTCTTGGTGGATGGACAATTCCAAAGTTTATAACAGATATCTTACCCTTTCTTGAAAGAGTTCCTGGAATAATCTGGTTTGCTATAAAAGTTTATGCATTTATTTTCCTCTATATATGGGTTAGGGCAACTCTACCAAGATATAGATTTGACCAGCTTCTTAACATTGGTTGGAAGGTTCTTATTCCTGCAGGAATTGTGAATTTGCTAGTCATAGCTTTTTTAAAAAAGTTTATTTAG
- a CDS encoding NADH-quinone oxidoreductase subunit C gives MAQEVNLTDESLKIAHALNERFPEQMLDINEFRGQISVTVRKEKIKDILKYLKEEQGFNHLQDLCGVDNYPENPRFEVVYNLYSIWRRLHIRIKAKIYEEEPEIDSVTELWKGANWHERECYDMFGIRFRSHPDLRRILMPEDWEGFPLRKDYPLRGKELWRGFKEIIENAGGNSD, from the coding sequence ATGGCACAGGAAGTAAATTTAACAGATGAGTCCTTAAAAATTGCCCATGCTCTGAATGAGAGATTTCCTGAGCAGATGCTTGACATTAATGAATTCAGAGGACAGATTTCAGTTACTGTAAGGAAAGAAAAAATAAAGGATATATTGAAATATTTAAAAGAGGAACAGGGTTTTAATCATTTACAGGATTTATGCGGGGTGGACAATTATCCTGAAAATCCAAGATTTGAGGTTGTCTATAATCTTTACAGCATCTGGAGAAGGCTTCACATAAGGATTAAGGCAAAGATTTATGAGGAAGAACCTGAAATTGACAGCGTAACAGAACTATGGAAAGGTGCAAACTGGCATGAAAGAGAGTGTTATGACATGTTCGGTATCAGGTTCAGGAGTCATCCAGACTTAAGAAGAATATTGATGCCAGAGGATTGGGAAGGCTTTCCTTTGAGAAAAGACTATCCTTTAAGGGGAAAGGAACTCTGGAGAGGTTTTAAAGAGATCATTGAAAATGCTGGAGGGAACAGTGACTGA